In Procambarus clarkii isolate CNS0578487 chromosome 82, FALCON_Pclarkii_2.0, whole genome shotgun sequence, one genomic interval encodes:
- the LOC138358170 gene encoding uncharacterized protein, with the protein MIEDELDPPVHKLWNLDTLGIVPEYPRPDNTWVKSVKSDTDKLTMRKLLSQVSKPFDPLGLVSPILIMGKLLMQECWESKISWDDPLPLLLLKRWQQLTIDLSILNNLKFPRNTVKHDQPVKLHVFCDVSRKVYDMVANLVTNEEATLLKSKARVAP; encoded by the coding sequence ATGATCGAAGATGAGCTCGATCCCCCTGTACACAAATTATGGAATCTAGATACTCTAGGCATTGTTCCTGAGTATCCTCGTCCAGACAATACATGGGTGAAATCGGTGAAATCAGATACTGATAAATTAACCATGAGGAAActgctatcacaagtcagcaaaccgtTTGACCCTTTGGGACTAGTAAGCCCCATCTTAATTATGGGTAAACTGCTTATGCAGGAATGCTGGGAAAGTAAAATAAGCTGGGATGATCCATTACCATTACTATTACTAAAAAGATGGCAACAGTTAACAATAGATCTAAGTATCCTAAACAACCTTAAGTTTCCTCGTAATACGGTCAAACATGACCAACCAGTAAAGCTGCATGTGTTTTGTGATGTCTCACGAAAGGTGTATGACATGGTAGCCAATTTAGTAACAAATGAGGAGGCCACACTGCTCAAATCCAAAGCTAGAGTGGCACCATGA